In Leishmania major strain Friedlin complete genome, chromosome 34, the following proteins share a genomic window:
- a CDS encoding putative amastin-like surface protein, translating into MKCSIPLVVYVVVQFVAFLLVLVGTPLEMFRAPNRPGVAQCLTLFGFKLDCKSLEYEETVDMQWLNCPARIARFRLAQAFTLISILVYGAAFVLGLVLLYGCTIHRWVCLALNIVGAVTLCVVWVAMVVTYKKPDEPLCREVRNMGYRFGTGFALLVVAWILDILNIIFLLLPLQMRGSQDCANSMESQRTNNSKQATGSGGRA; encoded by the coding sequence ATGAAGTGCAGTATCCCCCTCGTTGTCTACGTGGTCGTGCAGTTCGTGGCGTTCcttctggtgctggtgggcacgccgctggagaTGTTCCGTGCACCCAATCGTCCAGGAGTCGCTCAGTGTCTAACGCTTTTTGGCTTTAAGCTCGACTGTAAATCACTTGAATATGAGGAGACGGTAGACATGCAATGGCTTAATTGCCCTGCACGCATCGCCCGTTTCCGCCTTGCGCAGGCGTTCACTCTCATCTCCATCCTCGTGTACGGCGCGGCCTTTGTCCTGGGCTTAGTTTTGCTGTACGGCTGCACTATTCACCGCTGGGTttgcctggcgctgaacaTCGTTGGCGCGGTCACCTTGTGCGTTGTGTGGGTGGCCATGGTGGTGACATACAAAAAACCTGATGAGCCGCTATGCCGTGAGGTGAGGAATATGGGCTACCGGTTCGGCACCGGGTTCGCTCTCTTGGTGGTGGCCTGGATACTGGATATCCTCAACATCATCTTCTTGCTGCTTCCGTTGCAGATGAGGGGATCACAGGACTGTGCAAACTCGATGGAGTCACAGAGGACGAATAACAGTAAACAAGCCACAGGAAGCGGAGGGCGAGCTTGA
- a CDS encoding tuzin-like protein: MMALTLDPRWNAMRRGIAGIGVCAVDGRGGAAAPGSCRLSLCSCLSPASSGGCGGADSALSEGGHCRECVCGMRGRLPSPKKPWNSLAGVLVGVRVTHAASVLEDRPVALGRLVSRLSEAAYKAEMLRTGKRDRDGEDRRGDAAQLLVVDAGTRVTVRTEGDPASGAAVAPSAMHMKGTIAKVNGNATYIILMEKGEVELSVASERIVALQPRKKLLQSARLVALVNWLRSCVHDPRDVEAIALVLFSRGWRAERMYLLEGVDLLPFVFVSRVELDSVSEKARWERDHDKAMQMLRRERVKDTNFRYALAKYKGTMSCIAGVLVVAYVFTANLRAYRRQQRGHQLRTAIETLSKAARPRKEEGMLAAAAEAFEVRREDEEALVRSVLTQMAPSHPRIVALAGGSGGGRCVPCRRAVRVEGVALVHVDVGGTEDTLRSVVRALGVSNVEVCGDLLGFVEEAMRGATVKASDGVPFLVMRLREGSDLGRVYGEVVSLVSDCQACHIVLAVPMKALTPLNVSSRRLDFYCIPPFSRRQAFAYAEHTLDALDLVCFVEVVGTRSSDVDELCAALRQRGVDPVTYTSLMLARAMRRLQAALGPPGSPARAAIRQLASMPFADGVRDDATGAMSVLGQPDVQEMVLYDPVQHEWRFAQQVYHTAARCILI; this comes from the coding sequence atgaTGGCGCTCACACTCGACCCCCGGTGGAACGCCATGCGGAGAGGCATTGCCGGcatcggtgtgtgcgcggtggatggtagaggtggtgcggccgcacccggATCTTGTAGGCTCTCTTTGTGTAGCTGtctctcgccggcgtcgagtggtgggtgcggcggcgcagattctgcgttgtcggagggcggacactgccgcgagtgtgtgtgcggcatgcgtggccgcctgccgtcACCGAAGAAGCCGTGGAATAGTCTGGCAGGCGTCTTggttggtgtgcgcgtgacgcacgcggcgagcgTTCTCGAGGACCGCCCCGTGGCTCTCGGACGGCTCGTGAGCAGATTGTCGGAGGCGGCCTacaaggcggagatgctccGTACTGGCAAGAGGgatcgcgacggcgaggaccgccgcggcgacgccgcgcagctgctggtggtggatgctggCACGCGGGTGACGGTCAGGACGGAGGGCGATCCCGCGAgcggggccgcggtggcgccgtccgccatgcACATGAAGGGCACTATCGCCAAGGTGAACGGCAACGCTACCTACATTATACtaatggagaagggcgaagtgGAACTCTCTGTGGCGTCTGAGCGcattgtggcgctgcagccgcggaagaagctgctccagagcgctaggctggtggcgctggtaaactggctgcgctcctgcgtgcacgacccgcgcgacgtggaggccatcgcgctcgtcctgttcagccgcggctggcgggcggAGCGGATGTACCTGCTGGAAGGCGTGGATCTCCTGccgtttgtgtttgtgtcgagggtggagctggacagtgttagcgagaaggcgcggtgggagcgcgaccacgacaaggcgatgcagatgctgcgccgcgagcgggtgaaggataCGAACTTTCGCTATGCCCTGGCCAAGTACAAGGGCACCATGAGCTGCATTGCCGGCGTGCTTGTGGTCGCTTACGTGTTCACGGCGAACCTGCGCGCgtaccggcggcagcagcggggccaTCAGCTCCGGACAGCCATCGAGACCCTCTCCAAGGCTGCCCGGccaaggaaggaggagggtatgctcgcggcggccgccgaggccttcgaggtgaggcgcgaggatgaggaggcgcttgtgcgcagtgtgctgacgcagatggcgccgtcgcatccccgcatcgtggccctcgccggtggctctggcggcggcaggtgtgtgccgtgtcgccgcgcggtgcgcgtggagggggtggcgctggttcatgtcgacgtcggcggcacggaGGACACCCTGCGCAGTGTTGTGAGGGCCCTGGGGGTGAGCaacgtggaggtgtgcggcgacctgctgGGTTTTGTGGAGGAAGCGATGCGGGGCGCGACCGTGaaggccagcgacggcgttccgttcttggtgatgaggctgcgcgagggcagcgatctgggcagggtgtacggcgaggtggtgagccTGGTGAGCGACTGCCAGGCCTGCCATATCGTCCTGGCGGTGCCCATGAAGGCTCTGACCCCTTTGAACgtgtcgtcgcggaggctgGACTTTTACTGCATAccacccttctcccgccggcaggcgttcgcctacgcggagcacacgctggacgcgctggacctggtgtgctttgtggaggtggtggggacgcgcagcagcgacgtcgacgagctgtgcgctgcgctgcgccagcgcggcgtggacccggtcacgtacacgagcctcatgctggcgcgggcgatgcgtcggctgcaggctgcgctgGGACCACCTGGCTCgcctgctcgtgcggcgatCCGGCAGCTAGCCTCGATGCcattcgccgacggcgtgcgcgatgacGCCACTGGAGCGATGTCGGTGCTCGGGCAGCCAGATGTGCAGGAGATGGTGCTGTACGatccggtgcagcacgagtggcggtttgcgcagcaggtgtaccacaccgcggcgcgctgcatcttgatctag